In the Alphaproteobacteria bacterium genome, GCGAACACCGCGACGATGCGCAGGCCGAGACGCGGCGGCACCTGCGCGTCCTCGCGCGCCCGCAGCGCCTTCAGTGTGATCGATTTCCCCGCCATAGCCCGCCAGCCGCGCGACCCGCAGGCGCGCCCGACCAGCCTAGATTGCGGCATTTAACGGACGATTAACCGTCCGGGGCGTTCAAGACCGGCTCGGCCGTCCCTCGATCTTGGGCAGGTCGGCGGGCGACGGCGCCTGCGTCTTGTCGATCGCGCCGGAGCGGTTTGCGATTTCCAGCGTCAGCCGCTCGGCCACTTCGGGTGTCATCTGGGCTAAAATATCGGACATCCGGCGCGGGTTCATCGCGTTCACGACCTCGATCAGGACCCGCATGTTGAGCCGGTCGAACACCTTGGCGGCATCCTTTGCCTTCATATTCTCGTACATCGTGACCAGGCTTTTGAACTTCCCGGCCTCTTCCTCGTCCTTCTTGGTGACCGCGCCGTTGACGCGCGCTTCGAGCTCCTTGAGCTCCTGCAAGCGCTGCTCGATGCGTTTTTCCGCCGCCTTGAGCAGGCTGTCGCGCACGTCGATCTCGCGCGCACGGGTCTCGAGCTCCTGGCGCCGCTGCGCAAGACTTTCCAGAACGGCGCGCTCGCCGGCCGAGAGCGACGGCTTGGGTTCGGCGGGCGGGGTATTGCTGACCTCGGGCGTCGCGCCCTTGTCGGCCGGGGCCTTGGGCGGCGCCGCATCGGACTTCGGCGCGACCGAGCCGGTATATTCGGGCGGCCCGTAGATATCGCGTACCCACGAGCGCACGGTCTCGCTGCGCTTGCCCGGCGCCGTCTCATCGAACGCTGCCGGCGGCGGCATGTCGGTTGTCTTCGCGTCCGCGCCGAGCCCCTGTGCAAGCGCCGCGCGCGAGGAGATCAACGTGTAGCCGCCCTCGACGACGATCGCCGAGACCTTCAGGAGAAGGAGCGCGGCCGCCGCGAGTGCGACGACCGGAATGAGCCGCAGGTCGCGCATGAAGCGCATCAGGCCGCCTGGCC is a window encoding:
- a CDS encoding flagellar protein FlbB — translated: MRFMRDLRLIPVVALAAAALLLLKVSAIVVEGGYTLISSRAALAQGLGADAKTTDMPPPAAFDETAPGKRSETVRSWVRDIYGPPEYTGSVAPKSDAAPPKAPADKGATPEVSNTPPAEPKPSLSAGERAVLESLAQRRQELETRAREIDVRDSLLKAAEKRIEQRLQELKELEARVNGAVTKKDEEEAGKFKSLVTMYENMKAKDAAKVFDRLNMRVLIEVVNAMNPRRMSDILAQMTPEVAERLTLEIANRSGAIDKTQAPSPADLPKIEGRPSRS